Proteins from a genomic interval of Clostridium scatologenes:
- a CDS encoding MetQ/NlpA family ABC transporter substrate-binding protein: MEKKGVKLNIVSKQWDKTWNEQVENGTVDFHYDAYVPYLDEWNKKNNGHLVSAGAIHMEPLVMCSDKYKSIKDLPDNATIAIKEDVTNQYRCLKLLEQAGLIKLSSKITMSNADVSMIEKYNKPLKIVAIDADVILNTRSDFAAYITNTNRLLEAKLDPNNYLAREKAEDSVFGNVICVKKGNESKEAIKKLVSVLQSEDMKKFIKDKYKGAVLPAF, encoded by the coding sequence TTGGAAAAGAAAGGTGTTAAGTTAAACATTGTTTCAAAACAATGGGATAAAACATGGAATGAACAAGTTGAAAATGGAACAGTTGATTTTCATTATGATGCATACGTTCCATATTTAGATGAATGGAATAAGAAAAATAATGGACATCTTGTTAGTGCAGGAGCAATCCACATGGAGCCATTGGTTATGTGTTCTGATAAATATAAAAGTATAAAAGATTTACCAGATAATGCTACAATAGCTATCAAAGAAGATGTTACTAACCAATATAGATGCTTGAAGTTGTTAGAGCAAGCAGGATTGATAAAATTATCTAGTAAAATTACAATGTCTAATGCAGATGTTTCAATGATAGAGAAGTATAATAAGCCTTTAAAAATTGTAGCAATTGATGCAGATGTTATTCTAAATACACGTAGTGACTTTGCTGCATATATAACAAACACTAATAGATTACTTGAAGCCAAACTTGATCCCAATAATTATCTTGCAAGAGAAAAAGCAGAAGATTCAGTTTTTGGTAATGTTATTTGTGTAAAAAAAGGAAATGAAAGTAAAGAAGCTATTAAAAAATTAGTATCCGTTCTTCAGTCAGAAGATATGAAAAAATTTATTAAAGATAAATATAAGGGTGCAGTGTTACCTGCATTTTAA
- a CDS encoding trans-sulfuration enzyme family protein — MKYESLAIHGGRKDKTDIKGVNYPVYLSSTFIQEKLGDFGEFMYSRSNNPTRNNVEVLAAQLEGAKYGLAMASGMAATALVFSLLKPGEKVLINSNVYGGTWSYVLKVFEERNIDYEIVTNFNTYDFDKADEKVSTIFIETPSNPLLDVTDIQVVSSKAKAKGMRVIVDNTFMTSYLQKPLELGADIVVYSATKYYAGHSDIIAGLVVVNDDAIYNELKFHQKVLGAILSPFDSFLLTRGIKTLPIRMDRHLENTMKVAQYFVNSGAAEKVYYTGLETHEGYQIQKKQAKGDGAVLSVALKKEYDCTIFCNELEFFDLAVSLGGVESLVCHPASMTHESYSKELQDQIGITENLLRFSVGIENIDDLLMDIQQALDKSRK; from the coding sequence ATGAAATATGAATCATTGGCAATACATGGAGGTAGGAAAGATAAAACAGATATTAAAGGTGTAAATTATCCTGTGTATTTATCTTCTACTTTCATACAAGAAAAGTTAGGCGATTTTGGTGAATTCATGTACAGCCGTTCCAATAATCCAACAAGAAATAATGTTGAAGTTCTTGCAGCACAGTTAGAAGGAGCAAAATATGGTTTAGCAATGGCAAGTGGAATGGCAGCTACAGCTTTAGTATTTTCTTTATTAAAACCAGGAGAAAAAGTATTAATAAATAGTAATGTTTATGGTGGTACATGGAGTTATGTTTTAAAAGTTTTTGAGGAAAGAAACATTGATTATGAAATAGTAACTAATTTTAATACATATGATTTTGATAAAGCTGATGAAAAAGTAAGTACAATTTTTATTGAAACTCCTTCAAATCCTTTACTAGATGTTACTGATATACAAGTAGTATCCAGTAAAGCCAAAGCAAAGGGAATGCGTGTAATTGTTGACAATACGTTTATGACATCATATTTACAAAAGCCATTAGAATTAGGAGCAGATATTGTTGTGTATTCAGCTACAAAATATTATGCAGGTCATTCTGATATTATAGCAGGACTCGTAGTGGTTAATGATGATGCCATTTATAATGAGTTGAAATTTCATCAAAAGGTATTAGGTGCAATTTTGAGCCCATTTGATTCTTTTTTATTAACACGTGGAATAAAAACTTTACCTATTCGAATGGATAGACATTTAGAAAATACAATGAAAGTAGCTCAATATTTTGTAAATTCTGGTGCTGCTGAAAAGGTATATTATACAGGGCTTGAAACTCATGAAGGATATCAAATTCAAAAGAAACAAGCAAAAGGTGATGGTGCAGTATTATCAGTTGCATTGAAAAAAGAATATGATTGTACCATATTTTGCAATGAATTAGAATTCTTTGATTTAGCAGTTAGTCTTGGTGGTGTTGAATCTTTGGTATGTCATCCTGCATCTATGACACATGAGTCATATTCAAAAGAATTACAAGATCAAATTGGTATTACTGAAAATTTATTAAGATTTTCAGTAGGAATTGAAAACATTGATGATTTATTAATGGACATTCAGCAAGCACTTGACAAATCAAGAAAATAA
- the mmuM gene encoding homocysteine S-methyltransferase: MNLIENILKEFSPIILDGALATELENRGCNINDSLWSAKILAEDPKMIEKVHYDYFCAGADCAITSSYQASIEGFVKKGFSKDEAISLIKRSVTIAKKARDDFWEEASNRINRPFPLIAGSIGPYGAYLADGSEYRGYSDIDEENLINFHRPRMEILVEEEVDILACETLPSLLEAKAIVKLLKEFPEMYCWVSFSCKNALEISDGTPISECAKFLNSCEQVAAIGVNCTAPQYVQSLIEEIKKNSNKPVVVYPNSGEEYDANSKTWHGNSSCQSYSCNAKVWFDRGASLIGGCCRTTPEDIKAIAKWAR; this comes from the coding sequence ATGAATCTTATAGAAAATATTTTAAAAGAATTTTCGCCAATTATTTTAGATGGTGCATTAGCTACAGAACTTGAAAATAGAGGATGTAACATCAATGATTCCTTGTGGTCTGCTAAAATACTTGCCGAAGACCCCAAAATGATAGAAAAAGTTCATTATGATTATTTTTGTGCTGGTGCTGATTGTGCTATTACTTCAAGTTATCAGGCTTCTATTGAAGGCTTTGTTAAAAAAGGATTTTCAAAGGATGAAGCAATATCACTTATTAAAAGGTCAGTTACAATTGCTAAAAAAGCAAGAGATGATTTTTGGGAAGAAGCTTCTAATAGAATAAATAGGCCATTTCCATTGATTGCTGGATCAATAGGACCTTATGGAGCTTATCTTGCAGATGGGTCTGAATATCGTGGATATAGTGATATTGATGAAGAAAATTTGATTAATTTTCATAGACCAAGAATGGAGATTTTAGTAGAAGAAGAAGTGGACATACTAGCTTGTGAAACATTACCTAGTCTTTTAGAAGCAAAAGCTATTGTCAAATTACTTAAAGAATTTCCTGAAATGTATTGTTGGGTAAGCTTTAGCTGTAAAAATGCTTTAGAAATAAGTGATGGAACTCCAATTTCTGAGTGTGCAAAATTCTTAAATAGTTGTGAACAAGTTGCTGCAATTGGAGTAAACTGTACTGCACCTCAATATGTGCAATCCCTAATTGAAGAAATTAAAAAGAATTCTAATAAACCTGTGGTGGTTTATCCAAACTCAGGCGAAGAATATGATGCTAACTCCAAAACATGGCATGGTAATTCATCTTGCCAATCCTATAGTTGTAATGCTAAAGTTTGGTTTGATAGGGGAGCTAGTCTTATTGGTGGTTGCTGCAGAACTACTCCAGAGGATATTAAAGCTATTGCTAAGTGGGCTAGATAG